The Leishmania braziliensis MHOM/BR/75/M2904 complete genome, chromosome 25 genome includes a region encoding these proteins:
- a CDS encoding putative cytochrome c oxidase VII, translated as MPRPFGVWAPATTLAEYRARIPNPFAYSFRWIYSMKREVFYPPEALAHFKDPQQFKDAVDTIIAMRVSDKIFGEGQKLPRHPVILMLVVMATHSFIIFSALKYYYGTYMPANNPTWRKTVNKEWEEAINNSPWDHMSHVWQYSDEYAAALGDTAAPGQRKFYIPA; from the coding sequence CCGCGCCCGCATCCCCAACCCGTTCGCGTACAGCTTCAGATGGATTTACTCGATGAAGAGGGAAGTCTTCTACCCACCAGAGGCACTGGCCCACTTCAAAGACCCTCAGCAGTTTAAGGACGCTGTCGACACCATTATCGCGATGCGTGTCTCGGATAAGATCTTCGGCGAGGGCCAGAAGCTCCCTCGCCACCCTGTCATTCTCATgttggtggtgatggcgacgCACAGTTTCATCATCTTCAGCGCACTCAAGTACTACTACGGGACCTATATGCCGGCAAACAACCCAACGTGGCGCAAGACAGTCAACaaggagtgggaggaggccATCAATAACTCCCCGTGGGACCACATGTCGCACGTTTGGCAATACAGTGATGAGTACGCGGCTGCGCTGGGTGATACCGCTGCTCCCGGACAGCGCAAGTTCTACATTCCCGCTTAA